TGCAGCTGCCCGGACTGGGCGTCGATGTGCAAGCACGTCGCGGCGGTGCTCTACGGCATCGGCGCCCGGCTCGACGAGCAGCCCGAGCTGCTCTTCAAGCTGCGCGAAGTGGACGAGAAGGAACTGATCGCCAGCGCCGGCACGGGCCTGCCGCTGGCCAAGAAAGGACCTGCCGCGGAGAAGGTCCTTGACGGCGGCGACCTGGCCGAGATCTTCGGGTTGGAGATGGATCGAGACGCGCCGCCTGAGACCGAGGCGCCCGACAAGAAGGCAAAGTCCAGGCTCAGGAAGACGCAGGCGGGAAAGAAGAGCGAGGCCGCGCCTGCGAGAAGCAGCAAGGCTGGCTCACGTAGTCACGCAAGTGAGCCCCTGAGCCGATCGACCGCCTCCGGGAAGCGCAGAAAATCCGCGAAGAAGTGATGTCGTTGCCTCGCGGCCGCCAGCAAGACGGACCGGCTTCACAGATGCCGCTGGCCGCGAATTGGAAGGGGAAAAAACTCGGAGCCGCTCAGGACGAACTGGCCGGGCCGGCGTGCCCGATCATCCTCGCGCTTGATCGCGGGGTTGTGGGCAGCGGTTGGGCAGTTGCACCCGACAAGAATCACCAAGCTGACAGTGCGTTGCGCACCAGCGCTTGAGGGCCGCACGTTGCGCCTCGAGGCCGAGCAACTGGTCGCCGCTGCTCACCCGCACCTACACGCTGGTCGTGACCGACAAAGAAAATTGCGATTGACGCCGTCGTCCGTGCGGAGGATCATGAGGGAAACGCGAGCGCAAAGCAGGAGGTGTGTATGAAAAGGATCTTTGGCGTTGTGATTCTGGGCCTGTCGATTCTGACAGTGCCTTTCATGGTGGCGTCGGCGCGTGCCGCCTGCCCGTCCGATGTCGGTGCCGCACTCGACGCGGCCTGTCCGTGCAGCGGGCCGACCCAAGGTGGGACGTGGAAGAACCACGGACAGCATCAGAGCTGCGTGGTCCGCTTCCGCAACGCTCTGCGGCGCCAAGGCTGCCTGACTCCCGACACACAGAAGACGATCGCAAGTTGCTCGGCCCGCTCCACGTGCGGCAAAGCGAACGCGGTACTCTGCTGTAAGGTTGCCGGCACCGGCACCTGCACTATCCCGACCGGTAGCACCATCGGTACGTGCAGCAACAACTCCGCGGTAACATGCAGCACGGACGCGGACTGCACCGTGCTCAGCGGACCCCGGGTCGCGCATGACGCAGCGGGGTGCACCGCGAATGGCGGCTACAGTTCCGGCACCGGCAGCGTGTGCAGTGGCTGCGCCACGCCAGTCGCCTGCTGTGTGCCGTCGAGCCCGGCAGGTCAGCCGGGTACGTGCGAGATACTGACGGCCTCGAATTGCACGGCGGCAGGTGGGACGACGCCAACGGCCGGGGCCACTTGCGCCGACGTCACCTGCCCGTAGCGCATCGCCGCGATCTATTCCGCGCAGGGCACCGGCTGCCCCGGTGCCCCGCGCCCGGCGCTCAGTTGTGCGTCGCGTCCATCATGCAGTAATCGCCAACTCCATTCGGTCCGCTCAGGTTGTGGTCCAGATTTCTCTGGATCAGATAGTTGCGCGTTCCCAGGGGCAGGTTGGCCCAGGCGCCGTTGGCCAGGTATTGGGAATGCCCGAACGTCCAGGCGCACTTGTCGGCGTTCTCCGCGCCACTACTGTCGTACCACGCATTCAGGTCGGGGTCGGTGGTGGTCTCTTCCAACTCGTGCGCAACGACCGAGATCATGGCATCGACGCCGGCGTTACCGTTGGGTCCGACGCTCTGGATGGCACACGCGTTGAGACAGCGATTGGCGTTGCCCACGAACGAGTAGCGGATGCGCCCGAGCGACGATGTCGCTGCCGTGTGCCAGCCGCAATATCTGGTGCAGAAACCAGATTGCTCGCTGACGTCAGAGGAGGTGAGCACAAAATACACGCCATTCGGGTCGGCATGCCCTCCCCACTGTTTGGTGATCGCGCTGATCACAATCCGCTGGACATCAGAATCCCGCAGCCGGCTTCCTCTGGAGTAGCCGTCGGTGTACTGGTTGAAAGATGCGGTGAACGACACGCCACCGCTGACGACGGCGTTGTAGCTCTGGTTCGTGTAGCTCGTGTTGAGGTTGAAGTACGGCGAGTTACCGATGGAGGCGGCAAAGTCGCGGACGATTTGCTGCCCGCTGAGAGTGTCCGAGCCGTTGGACTGCGCCCAGTTCCCGTACCAGATGAGGTAGATCACCGGTGTCGTGACGACCGGCCCGCCATGATAGCTGATCGGGTTGCTACTGGAGGCGGTTGAACCGGCAGGGACGCTCAGGCCCATCCCGTACGGATTGACCCGGTGGATGACCTGCGGCGGTCCCGGCTCATGGTCCTGGCTGTATGCGGTCCCCGACAGGCCGAGCGCAGCGAGCACGATTACGGCCAGAGACAAGATAAGATTTCTCCTCATTGGCTTTTTCCTTTCCACGACTCGGTCGTGACAAAGCGTCGCCTTTCCAAAACCGAGTTCGCCCAAAGCTGATCTAGTTGCGACATGCTATCCCACAGTGGGCGCCAGTATTTCAAGCCCAAAGGTAGAAGCCGGTGCACTCGAGAGCGAGCCTCCACGCCTTAACTTGGTATCCGTGCAGTTGACCTTCCAGGCTTGGGTTCGCGCAGGATTCCCTGGTGTGTGGGTGATTGACTTTATCGCCCACGAGCCCAGTGGCGATACGCCGCGATCCACTCGGACCCGGCGGGTGGTGGAGAAGGGAGGGGCCGAAACCCAAACGTTCGTGTCAAGCAGAACGACGGGCTTCACGACGCTTGGCTTTCACTTCCGCACGCGCCGCGGTGATCTCTGCCTCGATATCCGCCGAAGCGTGGCGTCGTGTCCGCCGATGGACGCGATTGAGTAGAGCCTTGAAATCCTTCCGCCACTCCGCTTCGGGATAGATCGAGAGGAGACAGACCTTTCGCTCGCTCATCCGCACTCGCTCAAGCGGCTTCAGTACCCCGTTCTCGTAAACGGCCCGGATCACGCGCTGCATGTTCTCGTGAGTAGCACCTTTCGAAGTTTCGACCAAGCAGTTCCTGTGCACCCGCTACTGATTGTACCGCGGCCCCAGGTCCTGCCAGCTCTTCGGGTAGTGCCCGCCCTTAGCATCGTACTGCGTGAGCGCGTCGACGTCCTGCTCCTTCTTCAGCAACGCGCCGACGAAGGGGATGTGTGCCTCGATTTTGTCCATGCTGATGCCGGAGCGCAGCAGCGCGCTGATCCAGTCGATGAGCTCGGAGGTGGAGGGTTTCTTGCGCAGATCATTTTGCTCGCGCAGCCAGTAGAACTTGATCAGCACCTGATCGAGGAGATTGGCGTCGAGGTGCGGGTGGTGCACCGCAAGGATCTGGCGCATCAGCCTCGGGTCGGGGAACTCGATGTAATGAAAGATGCAACGCCGCAAAAAGGCGTCGGGTAGCTCCTTTTCGTTGTTCGACGTGATCATCACCACCGGACGATGGCGCGCGCTGATCTCCTCGCTGGTTTCGAGGATCGAGAAGCGCATCTCGTCGAGCTCGCGCAGCAGGTCGTTGGGGAACTCAAGGTCCGCCTTGTCGATCTCATCGATGAGGAGCACGTGGCGTTCTTGTGCCGCGAATGCCTGACCGAGCGGCCCGAGCTTGATGTAGCGGCCGATGTCCGAGACGTTGCCGGTGCCGAAGCGGCTGTCGTTCAGGCGCTGTACGGTGTCGTAGAGGTAGAGGCCGTCGGCCGCCTTGGTGGTCGATTTGATGTGCCATGACAGCATGGGCATGCCGAGCCCTTCGGCGACGTGCATGGCTAACACGGTCTTGCCGGTCCCGGGTTCACCTTTGAGCAGCAGCGGCCGCTCCAGCGCGATGGCGCAGTTGACCGCATCGACGAGCGGACCGGAGGCGATGTACCCAGGAGTACCCTGGAAACGAAGGAATCCGTTGTTCTTCATAAGGGGTCAAACTACCCGGTGACGCGAGTTCAATCAAACGCTCGCACGCTGCGGCGTTCCGGTCGCGGATAATGTCAGCGCCGGAAGAGGTAGAAGAGCAGGCTCAGCACCACGCTGATGAGCAGGCAGGTCACGATGGGGAAGTAGAACGTGACGTGCTCGCCTTTGTAGAAGATGTCGCCGGGGAGCTTACCGAGCCACGGAATCCTGCCTGCCAACATCAGCAGCCCACCGACGATCACCAGCACGGCGCCGAACAGGATCAGGAGCTTTCCGACATCACCCATCAAGTATCAAATAGCTTACCCTAAAGTCGTGGTGCTCAGCCATCGCGGCCAACGTCCGTCGTCGCATGCCCACCCGAGCGCCCCCGTGGCCGCGGTCGGCTGGAGCGCCGTGTGAGACGCCGCGTCTCCTCGGAGACCTGAAGGAGTGAGCGGAGCGCATCGTTGACGGCGGCAGAATCCCGAAACGCGGCTGCAACATCAGGCTCGAGCACGGCGACGTTGGCGCCCTCGCGAATGAGGCGTCGATAGTATTTGCCGCGGACTGCCTTCGAATAGTCAAAGGCGTACTCCGGCCGCAGGTCGTTCGGTTGGGGGGGCACTCTTACGTTTCATGGCGTTTCCTTTCCCGTGCGGTGGCTCGCCGTGCGCTGATGATGCGCACGGTCGCTCCGCGCTCGGTGTGAGCAACTACGGCGTGGATTTTGTTCTGCTACAGCAGTCTGCCCTGCATACCTTCGGCTTGGGCAGGTTCCGGCTTACCGAGGTGCGAGCGGGCCAATTGCGTCGCCACGCGGCCTCTCGGAGTGCGGTTGAGATAGCCCTCTTTGATCAAGTACGGCTCGTGCACGTCCTCGATCGTGTCGCCCTCCTCCCCCACTGCCGCGGCTAGAGTCTCCAGGCCCACGGGTCCCCCACTGAACTTGTCGATGATAGTCAAGAGAATCGCCCGATCCATCTTATCGAAGCCTAGGTGATCCACTTCGAGCATCCGGAGTGCTTGGTCCGCCACTGTCTTGGAGATGGTGCCCTCAGCGCGGACTTGAGCGAAATCTCGCACGCGCCGGAGCAGCCGATTGGCGATGCGCGGCGTGCCCCGCGCGCGACGTGCAATCTCCGTGGCGCCGGGATCGTCGATCGGGACGTTGAGGATACGTGCCGAGCGCCGCAGAATCGTTGCCAACTCGTCGGGGTTATAGAAATCCAGCCGAAAGCTGGCGCCGAAGCGGTCGCGCAACGGCGACGTGAGTAACCCGGCGCGGGTGGTGGCGCCGATCAGTGTGAAGCGCTTCAAATCGAGCTTGATCGACCGTGCCGACGGTCCTTGGCCGATGATGACGTCGATCTGGTAATCCTCCATCGCGGGGTAGAGTATCTCCTCTATGACGCGGCTCAGGCGGTGAATCTCGTCGATGAACAGGACATCGCCGGCCTCCAAGTTGGTGAGAATAGCCGCCAGATCCCCCGGGCGTTCGATCACCGGTCCGGCAGTCGAACGGATATTTACGCCCATCTCGCGCGCGATGATGTGCGCCAGCGAGGTCTTGCCCAATCCCGGCGGACCATAGAGGAGCAGATGATCCAAGCTGTCCCCCCGTGCCTTCGCCGCATCGATGGCAACTTGGAGGTTAGCCTTCACGCTTTCTTGGCCGATGTACTCGGCAAGCGAGGGCGGACGCAGCGTGGTGTCGAGGGTGAGGTCCTCGTCCACGGCCTGGCCGGCGACGATCCGTTCATCGTCCGGCGTCATGCCCCCACTCGTTTCAAAGCGCTGCGGATCACTGACTCGATGTCGGTTGCGCCCGACGCGCAGGCGCTCTTCACGGCGTGCTCGGCTTCATTGCGGCGGTAGCCGAGGTTGACTAGCGCCGAGATGGCTTCCGCTTCCAAACCCGCGGCGTGGCGCCCGTTGTCTCCTTCGCGTACTCCCTTCTTCACTTTGTCGCGCAGCTCCAGCACCAGTCGTTCGGCGGTCTTCTTGCCGACCCCGGGGATCGCAACCAGCCGCGCCAGGTCACCGGCCTCGAGCGCATCCTGCAGCTCGTGGGTGGGCATGCCGGAGAGAATGTTCAACGCCAGGCGCGGACCGATGCCGGAGATGCCGAGCAATAGCTGGAAGAGATCTTTTTCCGCGCGCTCAACAAAGCCGTAGAGCTGCAGTGCGTCCTCACGGACGTGCGTGTGGATCAGCAATTCGACGCGGCCACCCGGCTCGGGCAGGCGGTAGAACGAGTTGAGGGAAACGGAGACCTGATATCCGACACCCTGCACGTCCACGACGAGATGTTCCGGGGACTTGTACGCCAAGGCGCCTGCGAGCTGGGCGATCATGAAAACCTACTGTAGACCGCGTGTGCCAAAAAGCGAAGGGCGAACTTCCTTTCCTGGCCGTTGCGAGGAGTCCGAAGAGGGCGCGGCAGGCTGCGCCGCCACGCAGATACGTGAAGGAGATGGGATACAACGCGGCATGGGCGCACTTACCGATAGCCCCGGAGGGAGGCGGAACGCGGTTGCCGGCGCTTCGTCCGGCCCGCAGGCTGCGCACCGACTTGGACGGCGAAGCTGTGCGTATGCAGGTGGCAGATGGCGGCACCGAGGGCGTCTGCCTCGTCTGTGGCTGGGTGCGATTCCAGTGTCAGCAACCGTTCCACCATAGCTTGCATCTGGCCTTTGGCGGCGCGGCCGTTCCCCGCTACCGCCACCTTGATTTCTGCCGGGCTGTACTCCTGCACCGCCACGCCCGCCTGCGCGGCGGCGACGAGGATGGCTCCACGCGCTTCACCCAGACGAAACGCACTTTGCACGTTTTCACCGACGAAGGTTTTTTCCAAGCTAACCCAGGCGGGCGTGAATTCAGACAGGATGCGTTTTGTTTCTTCGTAGACGCGCGCCAACCGTTGCGGCAGTGGGCCGTGGGCACGGATGACACCGCCGGCAACGTAGACCAGGCGCCGGTCGATCTCATCAATGACTCCCCACCCGGTGGCCACCGTTCCGGGATCCACGCCCAACACCCGCACCCCACACCTCCAAGCTGAAACAAAAGACCAGAGAAAACAGCGACTACCAGCTGCTCACGCCGCGCTGAGCCGCTCCAACTCTTCCTGCGGTATGTCGACGTTCGAGGCCACGCTTTGGACGTCGTCGTGCTCCTCGAGCTCTTCGAGAAGCCTCAAGGTTTGCTCGGCATCCTTGCCGGTCAGACTGACGGTGTTCTCGGGGACCATCGCGACCTCGGCGCTTGCCCGCTCGATCTTCGCCGCGTCGAGTGCCGCCTTTACCGCTTCGAACTTCTCCGGCGCCGTCAGGATCTCGTAGCTGTCGACGGCGTCGCTCACGTCGTCGGCTCCCGCTTCGAGCGTGACCTCCATGAGGCGATCTTCGTCGGCCTTGGTCTTCTCGACCGTAATGACGCCGCGCTTGTGAAACATCCACGCGACGCAGCCGGCAGCGCCCATGTTCCCGCTGTGCTTGTCGAAGATCCGGCGCAGATCGGACACGGTGCGATTGCGGTTCTCGGTGAGCGTGCTGGCCATGATGGCCGCGCCGCCCGGCCCGTAGCCCTCGTAATTTACCTCTTCATAGTGGACGCCGTCGAGCTCGCCCGTGCCCTTCTTGATGGCCCGGTCGATGTTGTCGTTGGGCATGCTGTTCTCGCGGGCGGTGGTTACCGCCGTACGCAGGCGCGGATTGGCGTTGATGTCGTTGCCACCGAGGCGTGCGGCAACGCTGATCTCCTTGATCAGCTTGGTGAACAGTTTCCCGCGCCGCGCATCCTTGATGGCCTTCTTGTGCTTGATCGAGCTCCACTTGGAATGCCCCGACATGTAACCTCCTAGACTGAGTTGGGGTCTAGGAAACCAGCTAGCATAGGGATTTTGGCGAGTAAACCAGCCGTCAGCGAAACAGATCCGGTTGCTTGAATGCGGTCCAGCCCCGGTCGCAGTTGAGGACCGCGCCGGTGAGGCTGCGGGCGGC
This DNA window, taken from Candidatus Binatia bacterium, encodes the following:
- a CDS encoding antitoxin family protein, producing the protein MQRVIRAVYENGVLKPLERVRMSERKVCLLSIYPEAEWRKDFKALLNRVHRRTRRHASADIEAEITAARAEVKAKRREARRSA
- a CDS encoding MoxR family ATPase; this translates as MKNNGFLRFQGTPGYIASGPLVDAVNCAIALERPLLLKGEPGTGKTVLAMHVAEGLGMPMLSWHIKSTTKAADGLYLYDTVQRLNDSRFGTGNVSDIGRYIKLGPLGQAFAAQERHVLLIDEIDKADLEFPNDLLRELDEMRFSILETSEEISARHRPVVMITSNNEKELPDAFLRRCIFHYIEFPDPRLMRQILAVHHPHLDANLLDQVLIKFYWLREQNDLRKKPSTSELIDWISALLRSGISMDKIEAHIPFVGALLKKEQDVDALTQYDAKGGHYPKSWQDLGPRYNQ
- a CDS encoding DUF2905 domain-containing protein, translated to MGDVGKLLILFGAVLVIVGGLLMLAGRIPWLGKLPGDIFYKGEHVTFYFPIVTCLLISVVLSLLFYLFRR
- the ruvB gene encoding Holliday junction branch migration DNA helicase RuvB, with translation MTPDDERIVAGQAVDEDLTLDTTLRPPSLAEYIGQESVKANLQVAIDAAKARGDSLDHLLLYGPPGLGKTSLAHIIAREMGVNIRSTAGPVIERPGDLAAILTNLEAGDVLFIDEIHRLSRVIEEILYPAMEDYQIDVIIGQGPSARSIKLDLKRFTLIGATTRAGLLTSPLRDRFGASFRLDFYNPDELATILRRSARILNVPIDDPGATEIARRARGTPRIANRLLRRVRDFAQVRAEGTISKTVADQALRMLEVDHLGFDKMDRAILLTIIDKFSGGPVGLETLAAAVGEEGDTIEDVHEPYLIKEGYLNRTPRGRVATQLARSHLGKPEPAQAEGMQGRLL
- the ruvA gene encoding Holliday junction branch migration protein RuvA, which codes for MIAQLAGALAYKSPEHLVVDVQGVGYQVSVSLNSFYRLPEPGGRVELLIHTHVREDALQLYGFVERAEKDLFQLLLGISGIGPRLALNILSGMPTHELQDALEAGDLARLVAIPGVGKKTAERLVLELRDKVKKGVREGDNGRHAAGLEAEAISALVNLGYRRNEAEHAVKSACASGATDIESVIRSALKRVGA
- the ruvC gene encoding crossover junction endodeoxyribonuclease RuvC; the protein is MRVLGVDPGTVATGWGVIDEIDRRLVYVAGGVIRAHGPLPQRLARVYEETKRILSEFTPAWVSLEKTFVGENVQSAFRLGEARGAILVAAAQAGVAVQEYSPAEIKVAVAGNGRAAKGQMQAMVERLLTLESHPATDEADALGAAICHLHTHSFAVQVGAQPAGRTKRRQPRSASLRGYR
- a CDS encoding YebC/PmpR family DNA-binding transcriptional regulator produces the protein MSGHSKWSSIKHKKAIKDARRGKLFTKLIKEISVAARLGGNDINANPRLRTAVTTARENSMPNDNIDRAIKKGTGELDGVHYEEVNYEGYGPGGAAIMASTLTENRNRTVSDLRRIFDKHSGNMGAAGCVAWMFHKRGVITVEKTKADEDRLMEVTLEAGADDVSDAVDSYEILTAPEKFEAVKAALDAAKIERASAEVAMVPENTVSLTGKDAEQTLRLLEELEEHDDVQSVASNVDIPQEELERLSAA